From Cryptosporangium phraense, the proteins below share one genomic window:
- a CDS encoding GDSL-type esterase/lipase family protein, whose translation MTVWRRCSVVVLVLLSTVLLADPGDAAARRPAVVGMGDSFVSGEGAGRYDPATNRRGNFCHRSRYAAIQRTSLPGVGNPARVNLACAGATTNDVRLGGQRRYGEAPQAEALRTVARRYDVRLIVLTVGVNDIGYANLAYDCVLAYLKLAPRCQNAWTPRIRQRLRAAAPRITQDVRDVQRVMREAGYGRDDYTLVLQSYASPVTGDLRYGTASRGAFGCPVRDDDGNWAKNWVAGQFTATYARIAANTGARFLDLAPALRGREACAEGISRFQEWSRGLSVDLAGIRHGLGMNLLQQSAHPNARGHAEFARCLSTFLARGDRSAKCARQPDGNLAPVGTAQRARY comes from the coding sequence ATGACGGTCTGGCGTCGGTGCAGCGTCGTTGTTCTGGTGCTCCTGAGCACGGTGCTGCTCGCCGACCCCGGGGACGCCGCGGCGCGGCGACCGGCGGTGGTCGGGATGGGCGACAGTTTCGTCTCGGGCGAGGGCGCCGGCCGCTACGACCCGGCCACGAACCGGCGGGGCAACTTCTGCCACCGCTCCCGGTACGCCGCGATCCAGCGGACGTCGCTGCCCGGCGTCGGCAACCCGGCCCGGGTGAACCTGGCCTGCGCCGGGGCCACGACGAACGACGTCCGCCTGGGCGGGCAGCGCCGGTACGGGGAGGCGCCGCAGGCCGAGGCGCTGCGCACGGTCGCCCGCCGGTACGACGTCCGGCTGATCGTGCTGACGGTCGGCGTCAACGACATCGGGTACGCCAACCTCGCCTACGACTGCGTCCTGGCCTACCTGAAGCTCGCTCCGCGCTGCCAGAACGCCTGGACGCCCCGGATCCGCCAGCGGTTGCGGGCCGCCGCCCCGCGGATCACCCAGGACGTCCGGGACGTGCAGCGGGTGATGCGCGAGGCCGGATACGGCCGGGACGACTACACGCTCGTGCTCCAGTCGTACGCGTCGCCGGTGACCGGCGACCTGCGCTACGGCACAGCGAGCCGGGGCGCGTTCGGCTGCCCGGTCCGCGACGACGACGGGAACTGGGCCAAGAACTGGGTGGCCGGGCAGTTCACGGCCACCTACGCCCGGATCGCCGCGAACACCGGAGCGCGGTTCCTCGACCTGGCCCCGGCCCTGCGCGGGCGTGAGGCCTGCGCGGAGGGCATCAGCCGGTTCCAGGAGTGGTCCCGCGGGCTCAGCGTCGATCTGGCCGGGATCAGGCACGGGCTCGGCATGAACCTGCTGCAGCAGTCCGCGCACCCGAACGCCCGCGGCCACGCCGAGTTCGCCCGCTGCCTGAGCACGTTCCTGGCCCGTGGCGACCGGTCGGCCAAGTGCGCGCGTCAGCCCGACGGCAACCTCGCCCCGGTCGGTACCGCTCAGCGCGCGCGGTACTGA
- a CDS encoding polyadenylate-specific 3'-exoribonuclease AS has product MAPLRRIFYDTEFIEDGHTIDLVSIGAVDEDGNEFYAVSTEFDDTKAIPWVRKNVLDKLPGPADRAWMSRERIRKELLEFLTAGVTSRGSIELWAWYAAYDHVAICQLWGPMPALPRPIPRFSKDLRQRWDDLGKPDLPPAGADQHDALADARHNLARWQAMEKSRRASTEGVSAGTR; this is encoded by the coding sequence ATGGCTCCGCTCCGCCGAATCTTCTACGACACCGAGTTCATCGAGGATGGGCACACCATCGACCTGGTCTCGATCGGAGCGGTCGACGAAGACGGGAACGAGTTTTACGCCGTTTCCACCGAATTCGACGACACCAAAGCGATCCCCTGGGTGCGTAAGAACGTCCTCGACAAGTTGCCCGGCCCGGCCGATCGGGCCTGGATGTCGAGAGAGCGAATTCGCAAGGAACTCCTGGAGTTCCTCACGGCCGGGGTCACCAGCCGCGGGTCGATCGAACTCTGGGCCTGGTACGCCGCTTACGACCACGTGGCGATCTGCCAGCTGTGGGGGCCGATGCCGGCGCTGCCCCGACCGATTCCGCGGTTCAGCAAGGACCTGCGCCAGCGTTGGGACGATCTGGGCAAGCCGGACCTGCCCCCGGCCGGCGCCGATCAGCACGACGCGCTGGCCGACGCGCGCCACAACCTGGCCCGCTGGCAGGCGATGGAGAAGAGCCGACGTGCCAGCACAGAAGGTGTCAGCGCCGGGACGAGATGA
- a CDS encoding (2Fe-2S)-binding protein: MYVCICTRVRESEIRTAISAGACDEFDVADACGAGTGCGSCVERIRGLLQASEVSLAQAS; this comes from the coding sequence ATGTACGTCTGCATCTGCACGCGGGTTCGCGAGTCCGAGATCCGGACGGCGATCAGCGCCGGCGCGTGCGACGAGTTCGACGTCGCCGACGCCTGCGGGGCGGGCACCGGATGCGGCTCCTGCGTCGAGCGGATCCGCGGTCTCCTCCAAGCCAGCGAGGTGTCGTTAGCGCAAGCTTCCTGA
- a CDS encoding class II 3-deoxy-7-phosphoheptulonate synthase has protein sequence MSFTAPILADAVHRGGVRHSASTYPHRPHGGPQPGKKANYPGPVTDTVVDDLDIWRSLPAAQQPTWPNREKLAEVGKTLSTVPPIVAPYEVDLLRDKLAEVARGEAFVLRGGDCAETFDDNTEPHLRALTRVLLQMAVVLTYGASMPVVKIGRVAGQYAKPRSSDIDSLGLPSYRGDMVNAFTPDPQLRIPDPERMVRAYANAAAAMNMLRAFSRRGGMADLNAVHDWNKEFVRDSPAGERYEAIAAEIDRALKFMRAAGVDDVALRTTDIYASHEALILDYERPLTRRDERGIAYDLSAHMIWIGERTRQADGAHLDFVSRIANPIGVKLGPTTSPEYVVELAERLDPERIPGRLTLISRMGNHKVRDALPPLVEKLRATGHLVVWECDPMHGNTHEASNGYKTRHFDRIVDEVLGFFEVHRALGTHPGGIHVELTGEDVTECLGGAQDLLDADLASRYETACDPRLNSQQSLELAFLIAEMLRG, from the coding sequence ATGAGCTTCACGGCCCCGATCCTGGCAGACGCGGTCCACCGCGGTGGCGTTCGCCACAGTGCTAGCACTTATCCACACCGTCCCCACGGGGGACCGCAGCCCGGGAAGAAAGCCAACTACCCTGGACCCGTGACCGACACCGTCGTTGACGACCTGGATATCTGGCGCTCCCTGCCGGCTGCACAGCAACCCACCTGGCCGAACCGCGAGAAGCTCGCCGAGGTCGGCAAGACGCTGTCGACCGTCCCGCCCATCGTCGCCCCCTACGAGGTCGACCTGCTGCGCGACAAGCTCGCCGAGGTGGCCAGGGGCGAGGCGTTCGTGCTCCGCGGCGGAGACTGCGCCGAGACGTTCGACGACAACACCGAGCCGCACCTGCGCGCGCTGACCCGCGTCCTGCTCCAGATGGCGGTCGTCCTTACCTACGGCGCGTCGATGCCGGTCGTCAAGATCGGCCGGGTCGCCGGGCAGTACGCGAAGCCCCGCTCGTCCGACATCGACTCGCTCGGCCTGCCGTCGTACCGCGGTGACATGGTCAACGCGTTCACGCCCGACCCGCAGCTGCGCATCCCCGACCCGGAGCGGATGGTCCGGGCCTACGCCAACGCGGCCGCGGCGATGAACATGCTGCGGGCGTTCTCCCGCCGCGGCGGCATGGCCGACCTCAACGCGGTGCACGACTGGAACAAGGAGTTCGTCCGCGACTCGCCGGCCGGTGAGCGGTACGAGGCGATCGCGGCCGAGATCGACCGCGCGCTGAAGTTCATGCGGGCCGCCGGCGTCGACGACGTCGCGCTGCGTACGACCGACATCTACGCGTCACACGAGGCGCTGATCCTCGACTACGAGCGCCCGCTCACCCGGCGCGACGAGCGGGGCATCGCCTACGACCTGTCCGCGCACATGATCTGGATCGGCGAGCGCACCCGGCAGGCCGACGGCGCCCACCTCGACTTCGTGTCCCGCATCGCCAACCCGATCGGGGTCAAGCTCGGGCCGACGACGTCGCCCGAGTACGTCGTCGAGCTGGCCGAGCGGCTCGACCCCGAACGCATCCCGGGCCGCCTGACGCTGATCTCCCGGATGGGCAACCACAAGGTCCGCGACGCGCTGCCGCCGCTGGTCGAGAAGCTCCGCGCGACCGGGCACCTGGTCGTCTGGGAGTGCGACCCGATGCACGGCAACACGCACGAGGCGTCCAACGGCTACAAGACCCGGCACTTCGACCGCATCGTCGACGAGGTGCTCGGCTTCTTCGAGGTCCACCGCGCGCTCGGCACCCACCCGGGCGGCATCCACGTCGAGCTGACCGGGGAAGACGTCACCGAGTGCCTCGGTGGCGCCCAGGACCTGCTCGACGCGGACCTGGCCAGCCGGTACGAGACGGCCTGCGACCCCCGGCTGAACAGCCAGCAGTCGCTCGAGCTGGCGTTCCTGATCGCCGAGATGCTGCGCGGGTGA
- a CDS encoding threonine aldolase family protein: MDLRSDTVTRPTDGMRKAIAEAEVGDEVYGEDPTVAALETTVAEMFGHEKALFVPSGTMANQLALSSLLEPGDELLCDADAHIVTYEGGAAAAVGGISTRTVVGSPAGALDVDAWLAQVRRPGYHALPTSAIAVENTHNRGGGAVLPLASLQALADVGPKLHCDGARIWNASVASGVSFAEYGAVFDTLSVCLSKGLGAPVGSLVVSTAERIERARARRQQLGGGMRQAGILAAAGLYALEHHLPRLADDHARAARLAEALGAPAPQTNLVLLTVPDPFAVVRAAADQGVLVGVFGPSTVRAMTHLDVDDEGLDRAIEVLGSIIRR, translated from the coding sequence ATCGACCTCCGGTCCGATACGGTCACGCGTCCGACCGACGGGATGCGGAAGGCGATCGCCGAGGCCGAGGTCGGCGACGAGGTGTACGGCGAGGACCCGACCGTCGCCGCCCTGGAAACGACCGTCGCGGAGATGTTCGGGCACGAGAAGGCCCTGTTCGTGCCCTCCGGCACGATGGCGAATCAGCTCGCGCTGTCCTCGCTCCTCGAGCCGGGCGACGAGCTGCTGTGCGACGCCGACGCGCACATCGTCACCTACGAAGGTGGGGCGGCGGCCGCCGTCGGCGGCATCAGCACCCGCACGGTCGTCGGCTCTCCGGCCGGAGCGCTCGACGTCGACGCCTGGCTCGCCCAGGTGCGCCGGCCCGGGTATCACGCACTGCCGACGTCCGCGATCGCGGTCGAGAACACCCACAACCGCGGCGGTGGCGCCGTCCTGCCCCTGGCTTCCCTCCAGGCGTTGGCGGACGTCGGACCGAAGCTGCATTGCGACGGCGCGCGGATCTGGAACGCGTCGGTGGCCTCGGGGGTGTCGTTCGCCGAGTACGGGGCGGTGTTCGACACGCTCTCGGTGTGCCTGTCGAAGGGCCTCGGTGCGCCGGTCGGGTCGCTCGTCGTCTCGACCGCGGAGCGCATCGAACGGGCCCGGGCGCGCCGGCAGCAGCTCGGCGGCGGGATGCGGCAGGCCGGCATCCTGGCCGCGGCCGGGCTCTACGCGCTGGAGCACCACCTGCCCCGCCTGGCCGACGACCACGCGCGGGCGGCCCGGCTCGCCGAGGCCCTCGGCGCCCCGGCGCCGCAGACCAACCTCGTGCTGCTGACCGTGCCCGACCCGTTCGCGGTGGTCCGGGCCGCGGCCGACCAGGGCGTGCTGGTGGGCGTGTTCGGCCCGTCCACCGTCCGTGCGATGACCCATCTCGACGTGGACGACGAGGGTCTCGACCGGGCGATCGAGGTGCTCGGGTCGATAATTCGCCGCTGA
- the bfr gene encoding bacterioferritin, translating into MQGDARVLEFLNDQLTGELTAINQYFLHAKMQENWGYTTLAAHTRHESIDEMKHAERLTDRILFLEGLPNYQKLFSLRIGENVPEMFRCDMQVEQEAVTRLREGIAYMRSIGDVTSANIFEDILQDEEQHIDYLETQLDLIEKLGEPLYLSRLAKHPGSDDD; encoded by the coding sequence ATGCAAGGCGACGCGAGGGTCCTCGAGTTCCTCAACGACCAGCTCACCGGCGAGCTGACCGCGATCAACCAGTACTTCCTGCACGCCAAGATGCAGGAGAACTGGGGCTACACCACGCTCGCGGCGCACACCAGGCACGAGTCGATCGACGAGATGAAGCACGCCGAACGTCTCACCGACCGGATCCTGTTCCTGGAGGGTCTGCCCAACTACCAGAAGCTGTTCTCGCTGCGGATCGGCGAGAACGTGCCGGAGATGTTCCGCTGCGACATGCAGGTCGAGCAGGAGGCGGTGACCCGGCTCCGCGAGGGCATCGCGTACATGCGCTCGATCGGCGACGTGACGTCGGCGAACATCTTCGAGGACATCCTCCAGGACGAAGAGCAGCACATCGACTACCTCGAGACGCAGCTCGACCTGATCGAGAAGCTGGGCGAGCCGCTGTACCTGTCGCGGCTGGCGAAGCACCCGGGCTCCGACGACGACTGA
- a CDS encoding glucosyl-3-phosphoglycerate synthase, with protein sequence MRADTRAWFSRRTSTAGDWPVEALADRKGSTSVAVVLPALNEEETVGTIVERIVSLASTSGLIDDIVVVDSGSTDRTAERAAAAGARVAHRDEIVPDLPSRPGKGEVLWRSLHATTADIVVYVDADLTDFRPHYVTGLLGPILSDPTVQLVKAFYDRPLAGVSPVGGGRVTELTARPLLNAFLPELAGVVQPLAGEYAARRSLLERLPFAPGYGVETGLLIDTVLAHGIDAVAQVDLGERGHGHQDTAALGRMAATIIQTLTARIGPSRPEGHDLVQFSRVEGEVVPVTWDIPWEERPPMITLPSYQARRTSSAPA encoded by the coding sequence ATGAGAGCCGACACCCGTGCTTGGTTCTCCCGCCGGACCTCCACCGCTGGTGATTGGCCCGTCGAGGCCCTTGCCGACCGCAAGGGCTCGACGAGCGTCGCCGTGGTGCTGCCGGCGCTCAACGAAGAGGAGACAGTCGGCACGATCGTCGAACGCATCGTGAGTCTGGCTAGTACCTCAGGCCTGATCGACGACATCGTTGTCGTCGACTCGGGCTCGACCGATCGAACCGCTGAACGAGCGGCCGCCGCAGGAGCCCGCGTGGCGCATCGGGACGAGATCGTGCCCGACCTGCCCAGCCGCCCCGGCAAGGGCGAAGTGCTCTGGCGCTCGCTCCACGCGACGACCGCGGACATCGTCGTCTACGTCGACGCGGACCTGACCGACTTCCGTCCGCACTACGTCACCGGGCTGCTCGGGCCGATCCTCAGCGATCCGACCGTGCAACTCGTGAAAGCCTTCTACGACCGGCCGCTGGCCGGAGTCTCCCCGGTCGGCGGTGGTCGGGTGACCGAACTCACCGCCCGGCCGCTGCTCAACGCGTTCCTGCCCGAGTTGGCCGGTGTCGTCCAGCCGTTGGCCGGGGAGTACGCCGCGAGGCGCTCCCTGCTCGAACGCCTGCCGTTCGCCCCGGGGTACGGGGTCGAGACCGGCTTGCTCATCGACACGGTGCTCGCGCACGGCATCGACGCCGTGGCCCAGGTCGACCTGGGTGAACGCGGGCACGGCCACCAGGACACCGCCGCATTGGGGCGGATGGCGGCCACGATCATCCAGACGTTGACCGCCCGGATCGGCCCGAGCCGGCCGGAGGGGCACGATCTGGTCCAGTTCAGCCGGGTCGAGGGTGAAGTTGTGCCGGTGACCTGGGACATTCCGTGGGAGGAGCGACCGCCGATGATCACTCTCCCGTCGTACCAGGCCCGACGCACGTCGTCCGCGCCGGCCTGA
- a CDS encoding MBL fold metallo-hydrolase has product MTSQSGYTGHVDPQGAAATREAGPLTITKVSVGPMDNNAYFLRSNSTGETLLIDAANDAGTLLRLLGDADLTTIVTTHRHADHWQALAEVAKETNARLIAHPADADALPVAATDLVNDGDTITVGDVTLDVVHLVGHTPGAIALVYREPGGRPHLFTGDSLFPGGPGKTTNPEDFRSLMGHLERKIFARLPDETWVYPGHGDDTTLGTERPHLPEWRERGW; this is encoded by the coding sequence ATGACTTCCCAGAGCGGCTACACCGGGCACGTCGATCCCCAGGGAGCAGCGGCTACCCGCGAGGCGGGCCCGCTCACGATCACGAAGGTGTCCGTCGGCCCGATGGACAACAACGCCTATTTCCTACGCAGTAATTCCACCGGCGAAACCTTGCTGATCGACGCGGCGAACGACGCCGGCACGCTGCTCCGCCTGCTCGGCGACGCCGACCTGACGACGATCGTGACGACGCACCGGCACGCCGACCACTGGCAGGCGCTGGCCGAGGTGGCCAAGGAGACGAACGCCCGGCTGATCGCCCACCCGGCCGACGCCGACGCGCTCCCGGTGGCCGCGACCGACCTGGTGAACGACGGCGACACGATCACGGTCGGTGACGTCACGCTCGACGTCGTCCACCTGGTCGGGCACACGCCCGGCGCGATCGCGCTCGTGTACCGGGAGCCGGGCGGCCGCCCGCACCTGTTCACCGGCGACTCGCTCTTCCCCGGCGGGCCCGGCAAGACCACGAACCCCGAGGACTTCCGGTCGCTGATGGGCCACCTCGAGCGCAAGATCTTCGCCCGGCTCCCCGACGAGACCTGGGTCTACCCAGGTCACGGCGATGACACCACGCTCGGCACCGAGCGCCCGCACCTCCCGGAGTGGCGCGAGCGCGGCTGGTAG
- a CDS encoding 6-phosphofructokinase, with translation MHIGVLTGGGDCPGLNAVIRAIVRKGVSVYGHEFSGFRDGWRGPVEGDARPLGIAQVRGILPRGGTILGSSRTNPYKVENGVDRIRENLEKLGVEALIAIGGEDTLGVAKKLTDEGIPVIGVPKTIDNDLGATDYTFGFDTAVTVAVEAIDRLHTTAESHHRALVVEVMGRHAGWIALHSGLAGGANVILVPEMPFDLDDVIKHVESRFATQYAPILVVAEGATPKEGAEVLKSGDLDAFGHVRLGGIGQWLAERIEERTGKESRAVVLGHVQRGGSPTPFDRVLATRFGLHAIDAAHERDWGRMVALQGTDIVRVPIEEATRELKTVPLSRYAEAEVFFG, from the coding sequence ATGCACATCGGCGTGCTTACCGGCGGTGGTGACTGCCCGGGTCTCAACGCCGTCATCCGCGCGATCGTCCGCAAGGGCGTGAGCGTCTACGGACACGAGTTCTCCGGTTTCCGGGACGGCTGGCGGGGACCGGTCGAGGGCGACGCGCGCCCTCTCGGCATAGCTCAGGTCCGCGGCATCCTGCCCCGTGGCGGGACGATCCTCGGCTCCTCGCGGACCAACCCTTACAAGGTGGAAAACGGGGTCGACCGGATCCGGGAGAACCTCGAGAAGCTCGGCGTCGAGGCGCTGATCGCGATCGGCGGCGAAGACACGCTGGGCGTCGCCAAGAAGCTCACCGACGAGGGGATCCCGGTCATCGGGGTGCCGAAGACGATCGACAACGACCTCGGGGCGACCGACTACACGTTCGGCTTCGACACCGCGGTGACCGTGGCCGTCGAGGCGATCGACCGGCTGCACACGACCGCCGAGTCGCACCACCGGGCGCTGGTCGTCGAGGTGATGGGGCGGCACGCGGGCTGGATCGCGCTGCACTCCGGGCTGGCCGGCGGGGCCAACGTCATCCTGGTGCCCGAGATGCCGTTCGACCTGGACGACGTCATCAAGCACGTCGAGAGCCGGTTCGCCACGCAGTACGCGCCGATCCTGGTGGTGGCCGAGGGCGCCACTCCGAAGGAGGGCGCCGAGGTGCTCAAGAGCGGCGACCTCGACGCGTTCGGGCACGTCCGGCTCGGGGGTATCGGGCAGTGGCTGGCCGAGCGGATCGAGGAGCGCACCGGCAAGGAGTCGCGGGCGGTCGTGCTCGGGCACGTGCAGCGCGGTGGCTCGCCGACGCCGTTCGACCGCGTGCTGGCCACCCGGTTCGGCCTGCACGCGATCGACGCCGCGCACGAGCGGGACTGGGGGCGGATGGTGGCCCTCCAGGGCACGGACATCGTCCGCGTCCCGATCGAGGAAGCCACCCGCGAACTCAAGACCGTCCCGCTCTCCCGCTACGCGGAAGCCGAGGTGTTCTTCGGCTGA
- the uvrA gene encoding excinuclease ABC subunit UvrA encodes MADRLLVRGAREHNLRNIDLDLPRDALIVFTGLSGSGKSSLAFDTIFAEGQRRYVESLSAYARQFLGQMDKPDVDFIEGLSPAVSIDQKSTNRNPRSTVGTITEVYDYLRLLFARAGVPHCPVCDEQISRQTPQQIVDRVLAMPDGARFQVLAPVIRGRKGEYLDLFAELQAKGYARVRVDGVVQPLTEFTEGNTKLKKQEKHTIEVVVDRLAVKESAQRRLTDSVETALGLAGGIVVLDFVDLPEDDPGRERKFSENFACPNDHPLAIEDLEPRTFSFNAPYGACPECSGIGTRKEVDPELIIPDPERTLGEGAIQPWSTGHNLEYFLRLLSGLGDALGFDLDTPWEKLTTKQKKAILHGHDTQVHVQYTNRYGRKRSYYASFEGVMPFLERRHQETESEWSKEKYEGYMRDVPCPVCRGTRLKPEVLAVRLSGKNIAQVSSLAIDECAAFLADLKLDDRQRMIAGQVLKEINERLRFLLDVGLDYLSLDRPAGTLSGGEAQRIRLATQIGSGLVGVLYVLDEPSIGLHQRDNRRLIETLVRLRELGNTLIVVEHDEDTIAAADWVVDIGPGAGEHGGKVVVSGTVSDLLTSKESLTGAYLSGRQSIPVPAIRRPVDAKRKLVVKGAREHNLRGLDVAFPLGTLTAVTGVSGSGKSSLVNDILYTVLANTLNGARMVPGRHQRVTGLDQVDKVVGVDQSPIGRTPRSNPATYTGVFDRIRKLFAETTEAKVRGYGPGRFSFNVKGGRCEACTGDGTIKIEMNFLPDVYVPCEVCKGARYNRETLDVHYKGKSIAEVLEMPIEEAAEFFAPITAIRRYLSTLVDVGLGYVRLGQPAPTLSGGEAQRVKLATELQKRSTGRTVYVLDEPTTGLHFEDIRKLLGVLEKLVDQGNTVIVIEHNLDVIKTADWIIDMGPEGGNKGGQVVAEGTPEEVVTVEASHTGRFLEPLLRGEGAGQAALRAAGARRPAQRAPKARKPAPVG; translated from the coding sequence GTGGCCGACCGGCTCCTCGTGCGTGGAGCACGCGAGCACAACCTGCGGAATATCGACCTCGACCTTCCCCGGGACGCATTGATCGTCTTCACCGGCCTGTCCGGTTCGGGCAAGTCGAGCCTCGCGTTCGACACGATCTTCGCCGAGGGCCAGCGTCGCTACGTAGAGTCACTGTCGGCTTACGCCCGGCAGTTCCTCGGGCAGATGGACAAGCCCGACGTTGACTTCATCGAGGGGCTCTCCCCGGCGGTGTCGATCGACCAGAAGTCCACCAACCGGAACCCGCGGTCCACCGTCGGGACGATCACCGAGGTCTACGACTACCTGCGCCTGCTGTTCGCGCGCGCGGGCGTGCCGCACTGCCCGGTCTGCGACGAGCAGATCAGCAGGCAGACGCCGCAGCAGATCGTCGACCGGGTGCTGGCGATGCCCGACGGGGCCCGGTTCCAGGTCCTGGCCCCGGTCATCCGTGGCCGCAAGGGCGAGTACCTCGACCTGTTCGCCGAGCTCCAGGCGAAGGGTTACGCCCGGGTGCGGGTCGACGGCGTGGTGCAGCCGCTGACCGAGTTCACCGAGGGCAACACCAAGCTGAAGAAGCAGGAGAAGCACACGATCGAGGTCGTGGTCGACCGGCTCGCGGTGAAAGAGAGCGCGCAGCGGCGGCTGACCGACTCGGTGGAGACCGCGCTCGGCCTGGCCGGCGGCATCGTCGTGCTCGACTTCGTCGACCTGCCGGAAGACGACCCGGGCCGGGAGCGGAAGTTCTCGGAGAACTTCGCCTGCCCGAACGACCACCCGCTGGCGATCGAAGACCTCGAGCCGCGGACGTTCTCGTTCAACGCCCCCTACGGCGCCTGCCCCGAGTGCAGCGGCATCGGCACCCGCAAAGAGGTCGACCCGGAGCTGATCATCCCCGACCCGGAGCGGACGCTCGGCGAGGGCGCGATCCAGCCGTGGTCGACGGGGCACAACCTGGAGTACTTCCTCCGGCTGCTGTCCGGGCTGGGCGACGCGCTCGGCTTCGACCTGGACACGCCGTGGGAGAAGCTCACCACCAAGCAGAAGAAAGCGATCCTGCACGGGCACGACACCCAGGTGCACGTCCAGTACACGAACCGGTACGGGCGCAAGCGGTCGTACTACGCGAGCTTCGAGGGCGTCATGCCGTTCCTCGAGCGGCGCCACCAGGAGACCGAGTCCGAGTGGAGCAAGGAGAAGTACGAGGGCTACATGCGGGACGTGCCGTGCCCGGTCTGCCGCGGCACCCGTCTCAAGCCCGAGGTGCTGGCCGTCCGGCTCTCCGGCAAGAACATCGCCCAGGTCTCGTCACTGGCGATCGACGAGTGCGCGGCGTTCCTGGCCGACCTGAAGCTCGACGACCGGCAGCGGATGATCGCCGGTCAGGTCCTCAAGGAGATCAACGAGCGGCTGCGCTTCCTGCTCGACGTGGGGCTCGACTACCTCTCGCTCGATCGGCCGGCCGGCACGCTGTCCGGCGGTGAGGCGCAGCGCATCCGGCTGGCCACCCAGATCGGGTCCGGGCTGGTGGGCGTCCTGTACGTGCTCGACGAGCCGTCGATCGGCCTGCACCAGCGCGACAACCGCCGGCTGATCGAGACGCTGGTCCGGCTGCGCGAGCTCGGCAACACGCTGATCGTCGTCGAGCACGACGAAGACACGATCGCGGCCGCCGACTGGGTGGTCGACATCGGCCCCGGGGCCGGCGAGCACGGCGGCAAGGTCGTCGTGTCCGGAACGGTCTCCGATCTCCTGACCAGCAAGGAGTCGCTGACCGGGGCCTACCTGTCGGGGCGGCAGAGCATCCCGGTGCCGGCCATCCGCCGCCCGGTCGACGCCAAGCGGAAGCTGGTCGTGAAGGGCGCGCGCGAGCACAACCTGCGCGGGCTCGACGTGGCGTTCCCGCTGGGCACGCTGACCGCGGTCACCGGCGTCTCCGGCTCCGGCAAGTCCTCGCTGGTCAACGACATCCTCTACACGGTGCTGGCGAACACCCTCAACGGCGCCCGGATGGTGCCGGGGCGGCACCAGCGCGTCACCGGGCTCGACCAGGTAGACAAGGTCGTCGGCGTCGACCAGTCGCCGATCGGCCGCACCCCGCGCTCGAACCCGGCGACGTACACCGGCGTGTTCGACCGGATCCGCAAGTTGTTCGCCGAGACCACCGAGGCCAAGGTGCGCGGCTACGGCCCGGGCCGGTTCTCGTTCAACGTCAAGGGCGGGCGCTGCGAGGCGTGCACCGGTGACGGCACGATCAAGATCGAGATGAACTTCCTGCCCGACGTCTACGTCCCGTGCGAGGTCTGCAAGGGCGCCCGCTACAACCGCGAGACGCTCGACGTCCACTACAAGGGCAAGTCGATCGCCGAGGTCCTGGAGATGCCGATCGAGGAGGCGGCCGAGTTCTTCGCGCCGATCACCGCGATCCGCCGCTACCTCTCGACGCTGGTCGACGTCGGACTCGGCTACGTCCGCCTGGGCCAGCCGGCGCCGACCCTCTCCGGCGGCGAGGCGCAGCGGGTCAAGCTGGCGACCGAGCTGCAGAAGCGCTCGACCGGCCGCACGGTCTACGTCCTCGACGAGCCCACCACGGGCCTGCACTTCGAAGACATCCGGAAGCTGCTGGGCGTGCTCGAGAAGCTGGTCGACCAGGGCAACACGGTGATCGTCATCGAGCACAACCTCGACGTGATCAAGACCGCCGACTGGATCATCGACATGGGTCCGGAGGGCGGCAACAAGGGCGGTCAGGTGGTGGCCGAGGGCACGCCGGAGGAGGTCGTGACCGTGGAGGCGAGCCACACGGGGCGCTTCTTGGAGCCGTTGTTGCGGGGCGAGGGGGCTGGGCAGGCTGCGCTGAGGGCCGCGGGTGCGCGGCGGCCGGCGCAGCGGGCCCCGAAGGCCCGGAAGCCGGCGCCGGTCGGCTGA
- a CDS encoding phage holin family protein, with the protein MKLILTVLVTAVALLASTYVVDGIDVTETTWPAKVGTLLVVAAIFGVVNAIVKPIVKVIGCGVYVLTLGLFGLIVNALLFLLVGWFAEQFGLGFEVDGFWAGFWGAIVVWVVSFVLNLALDLAGRDSDD; encoded by the coding sequence GTGAAGCTCATCCTGACGGTGCTCGTCACCGCGGTGGCGCTGCTGGCGTCGACGTACGTCGTCGACGGCATCGACGTCACCGAGACCACGTGGCCGGCGAAAGTCGGCACCCTGTTGGTGGTCGCCGCGATCTTCGGTGTGGTCAACGCGATCGTGAAGCCGATCGTGAAGGTGATCGGCTGCGGGGTCTACGTGCTGACGCTCGGGCTGTTCGGCCTGATCGTCAACGCGCTGCTGTTCCTGCTGGTCGGCTGGTTCGCCGAGCAGTTCGGGCTGGGGTTCGAGGTCGACGGTTTCTGGGCCGGTTTCTGGGGCGCCATCGTCGTCTGGGTGGTGTCTTTCGTCCTCAACCTGGCCCTCGACCTGGCCGGCCGCGACTCAGACGACTGA